Proteins encoded by one window of Antechinus flavipes isolate AdamAnt ecotype Samford, QLD, Australia chromosome 4, AdamAnt_v2, whole genome shotgun sequence:
- the TMEM95 gene encoding sperm-egg fusion protein TMEM95 isoform X1 has product MWVPMLGYLFLSTSQACIFCRLPSRDLSARLAHLCEQISSEWGDCKTSWNFSTFALDEVSMDRITEKTHRVMTVLEIKGYLFSLPTYWQWLQKSKLPEYMRQALCPPACRGRTTLYNCSTCKAVEVHCWALKRCNPGKQDLREAKILLLFFSAASLILGFISCIIESRSLLAEQHS; this is encoded by the exons ATGTGGGTCCCAATGCTTGGCTATCTTTTCTTAAGCACCTCCCAAGCCTGTATCTTCTGCCGCCTCCCTTCTAGAGACCTTTCTGCACGCCTGGCTCATCTCTGTGAACAGATAAGTTCAGAATGGGGAGACTGTAAAACCAGCTGGAACTTCTCAACCTTTGCCTTAG ATGAAGTATCCATGGATAGAATTACAGAAAAAACACACAGAGTAATGACAGTCCTTG AAATCAAAGGTTACCTGTTTTCCCTTCCCACCTATTGGCAATGGCTTCAGAAATCTAAACTTCCTGAATATATGAGGCAAG CTCTGTGCCCTCCTGCCTGCC GTGGAAGGACTACCCTGTACAACTGCTCCACATGCAAAGCTGTTGAGGTTCATTGCTGGGCTCTCAAGCGTTGTAACCCAG GAAAACAGGACCTAAGGGAAGCCAAGATTCTGCTCCTGTTTTTTTCAGCTGCCTCATTAATTCTAGGTTTCATCAGCTGTATAATAGA
- the KCTD11 gene encoding BTB/POZ domain-containing protein KCTD11 has product MPSQAPSFGGPVTLNVGGTLYATTLETLTRFPDSMLGAMFREGAALPPNSGSQGSNYYFIDRDGKAFRHILNFLRLGCLDLPRGYGETALLRAEADFYQIQPLLEALRELEVTQGTEVITAALFHADVDATPRLVHFSARRGPHHYELSAARVDTFRANIFCTDPICLGVLRARFGVAEGEGEGSPHFHLEWAPCPEGLPEVEYRRLGLQQLWVVGEAGEKREVVGTPGFLEEVLQVALEHGFRLDSVFPDPEDLLNSRSLRFVRH; this is encoded by the coding sequence ATGCCCTCCCAGGCACCCTCTTTTGGGGGGCCTGTGACACTAAATGTGGGAGGAACCCTGTATGCTACTACCTTGGAAACTCTAACTCGATTCCCAGACTCAATGTTGGGAGCCATGTTCAGAGAGGGTGCGGCACTGCCACCCAATTCTGGCTCTCAAGGTAGCAACTACTACTTTATCGATCGGGATGGTAAAGCCTTTCGTCACATCCTCAATTTCCTGCGTCTGGGCTGCCTGGACTTGCCTAGGGGTTATGGGGAGACAGCGCTCCTGAGAGCTGAGGCTGATTTCTACCAGATCCAGCCCCTACTAGAAGCACTTAGGGAGTTGGAGGTAACTCAGGGAACTGAGGTGATCACAGCTGCGTTGTTTCATGCAGATGTGGATGCTACCCCCCGACTGGTCCACTTCTCAGCTCGTCGAGGTCCCCACCACTATGAACTCAGTGCTGCTCGAGTTGACACCTTTAGAGCCAATATCTTCTGTACAGATCCCATCTGTCTTGGGGTACTTCGAGCCCGGTTCGGAGTTgctgaaggggaaggagaaggaagtcCCCATTTCCATTTGGAATGGGCTCCCTGCCCAGAAGGACTCCCAGAGGTTGAGTATCGACGTCTAGGATTGCAGCAACTATGGGTAGTAGGAGAAGCTGGTGAGAAGCGCGAGGTAGTAGGGACACCTGGGTTCTTGGAGGAAGTGCTCCAGGTGGCTCTAGAACATGGTTTTCGACTTGACTCTGTCTTCCCTGACCCTGAGGACCTGCTGAACTCCCGATCGCTGCGTTTTGTCCgacattga
- the TMEM95 gene encoding sperm-egg fusion protein TMEM95 isoform X2 encodes MWVPMLGYLFLSTSQACIFCRLPSRDLSARLAHLCEQISSEWGDCKTSWNFSTFALDEVSMDRITEKTHRVMTVLEIKGYLFSLPTYWQWLQKSKLPEYMRQALCPPACRKQDLREAKILLLFFSAASLILGFISCIIESRSLLAEQHS; translated from the exons ATGTGGGTCCCAATGCTTGGCTATCTTTTCTTAAGCACCTCCCAAGCCTGTATCTTCTGCCGCCTCCCTTCTAGAGACCTTTCTGCACGCCTGGCTCATCTCTGTGAACAGATAAGTTCAGAATGGGGAGACTGTAAAACCAGCTGGAACTTCTCAACCTTTGCCTTAG ATGAAGTATCCATGGATAGAATTACAGAAAAAACACACAGAGTAATGACAGTCCTTG AAATCAAAGGTTACCTGTTTTCCCTTCCCACCTATTGGCAATGGCTTCAGAAATCTAAACTTCCTGAATATATGAGGCAAG CTCTGTGCCCTCCTGCCTGCC GAAAACAGGACCTAAGGGAAGCCAAGATTCTGCTCCTGTTTTTTTCAGCTGCCTCATTAATTCTAGGTTTCATCAGCTGTATAATAGA